One region of Salvelinus namaycush isolate Seneca chromosome 3, SaNama_1.0, whole genome shotgun sequence genomic DNA includes:
- the LOC120044110 gene encoding proline-rich protein 36-like produces the protein MPLAPLYRPSRALPRSTDRAALYRPSPALPTEPRSTDRAALYRPSRALPTEPRSTDRAALYRPSPALPTEPRSAPLCRPSRALPTEPRSATLYRPSRALPTEPRSADRAPLCRPSPALPTEPRSADRAALCRPSPALPTEPRSADRAALCRPSRALPTEPRSATLYRPSPALPTEPRSTDRAPLYPALPTEPRSTDRAPLYPALPTEPRSADRAALCHALPTEPRSTDRAPVYPALPTEPRSADRAPLCRPSPALPTEPRSTPLCRPSPALPTEPRPSPALPTEPRSADRAPLCRPSPRSADQAPLYRALPTEPRSADRAPLCRPSPALPTEPRSTPLCRPSPALPTEPRSAALCRPSPALPTEPRSADRAPLCRPSPALPTEPRSADRAPLYRALPTEPRSADRAPLCRPSPALPRSADRAPLCRPSPARAPLCRPSPALPTEPRSADRAPLYRALPTEPRSTALCRPSPALPTEPRSAALCRPSPRSAALCRPSPALPTEPRSADRAPLCRPSPALPRSADRAPLCRPSPALPTEPRSADRAPLYPALPRSADRAPLCRPSEPRSADRPSRPTPLCRPTPLYPALPAEPRSTCRPSPALPAGRAPLYLPAEPRSTCRPSPALPAGRAPLYLPAEPRSTCLPSPALPACRAPLFLPAEPRSSCRPSPALPAGRAPLFLPTEPRSSCRPSPALPADRAPLFLPTEPRSSCRPSPALPADRAPLCRPSPALPTEPRSADRAPLYPALPTDRAPLYLPTEPRSTYRPSPALPTDRAPLYLPTEPRSTYRPSPALPTDRAPLYPALPADRAPLYLPTEPRSTCRPSPALPADRAPLRRPSPAPPTEPRSAALRRPSRALPRSADRAALCRAPPTEPRSADRAALRRPSRAPPTEPRSAALCRPSPALPRSADRAPLCRPSPALPTEPRSADRAPLCRPSPALPADRAPLCRPTEPRSTPLCRPTEPRPSPALPADRAPLCRPTEPRSAGRPSPALPADRAPLCRPTEPRSAGRPSPALPADRAPLCRPTEPRSAGRPSPALPADRAPALPADRAPLCRPTEPRSCRPTEPRSADRPSPALPTDRAPLCRPTEPRSAGRPSPALPAAEPRSACRPSPALPPAEPALPAGRAPLCLPAEPRSAAGRAPLCLPAEPRSACRPSPALPAGRAPLCLPAEPRSACRPSPALPAGRAPLYLPAEPRSTCRPSPALPAGRARSTCRPSPALPAGRAPLFLPAEPRSSCRPTACRPLFLPAEAPLFLRRAPLFPAGRAPLFLPTEPRSSCRPSPALPADRAPLFLPTEPRSFSADRPPLFLPTEPRSSCRPSPLYPALPTDRAPLYYRRAPPTYHRAPLYLPPSPALPTDQPGSTYRPSPALLPTEPRSTYRPSPALPNRPSPALNPALTCRRAPLYLPTRPALPADRAPLYLPTEPRSTCHRAPLYLPTEPRSADRAPLRDRAPLRRPSPLRRAPPTEPRSHETSVLESLDHLDLSTHSSPPLKQPQETSVLESLDHLDLSTHSSPPLKQPQETSVLESLDHLDLSTHSSAPLKQPQETSVLESLDPSRPVHGLLSTSQTTTGDICPRVPGPSRPVHPLLSTSQTTTGDICPRVPGPI, from the exons ATGCCACT agCCCCGCTCTACCGACCGAGCCGCGCTCTACCGCGCTCTACCGACCGAGCCGCGCTCTACCGACCGAGCCCCGCTCTACCGACCGAGCCCCGCTCTACCGACCGAGCCGCGCTCTACCGACCGAGCCGCGCTCTACCGACCGAGCCGCGCTCTACCGACCGAGCCGCGCTCTACCGACCGAGCCCCGCTCTACCGACCGAGCCCCGCTCTGCCCCGCTCTGCCGACCGAGCCGCGCTCTGCCGACCGAGCCGCGCTCTGCCACGCTCTACCGACCGAGCCGCGCTCTACCGACCGAGCCGCGCTCTGCCGACCGAGCCCCGCTCTGCCGACCGAGCCCCGCTCTGCCGACCGAGCCCCGCTCTGCCGACCGAGCCGCGCTCTGCCGACCGAGCCCCGCTCTGCCGACCGAGCCCCGCTCTGCCGACCGAGCCGCGCTCTGCCGACCGAGCCGCGCTCTGCCGACCGAGCCGCGCTCTGCCACGCTCTACCGACCGAGCCCCGCTCTACCGACCGAGCCCCGGTCTACCGACCGAGCCCCGCTCTACCCCGCTCTACCGACCGAGCCCCGCTCTACCGACCGAGCCCCGCTCTACCCCGCTCTGCCGACCGAGCCGCGCTCTGCCGACCGAGCCGCGCTCTGCCACGCTCTACCGACCGAGCCCCGGTCTACCGACCGAGCCCCGGTCTACCCCGCTCTGCCGACCGAGCCCCGCTCTGCCGACCGAGCCCCGCTCTGCCGACCGAGCCCCGCTCTGCCGACCGAGCCCCGCTCTACCCCGCTCTGCCGACCGAGCCCCGCTCTGCCGACCGAGCCCCGCCCGAGCCCCGCTCTGCCGACCGAGCCCCGCTCTGCCGACCGAGCCCCGCTCTGCCGACCGAGCCCCCGCTCTGCCGACCAAGCCCCGCTCTACCGCGCTCTGCCGACCGAGCCCCGCTCTGCCGACCGAGCCCCGCTCTGCCGACCGAGCCCCGCTCTGCCGACCGAGCCCCGCTCTACCCCGCTCTGCCGACCGAGCCCCGCTCTGCCGACCGAGCCCCGCTCTGCCGCGCTCTGCCGACCGAGCCCCGCTCTGCCGACCGAGCCCCGCTCTGCCGACCGAGCCCCGCTCTGCCGACCGAGCCCCGCTCTGCCGACCGAGCCCCGCTCTGCCGACCGAGCCCCGCTCTACCGCGCTCTGCCGACCGAGCCCCGCTCTGCCGACCGAGCCCCGCTCTGCCGACCGAGCCCCGCTCTACCCCGCTCTGCCGACCGAGCCCCGCTCTGCCGACCGAGCCCCGCCCGAGCCCCGCTCTGCCGACCGAGCCCCGCTCTGCCGACCGAGCCCCGCTCTGCCGACCGAGCCCCGCTCTACCGCGCTCTGCCGACCGAGCCCCGCTCTACCGCGCTCTGCCGACCGAGCCCCGCTCTGCCGACCGAGCCCCGCTCTGCCGCGCTCTGCCGACCGAGCCCCCGCTCTGCCGCGCTCTGCCGACCGAGCCCCGCTCTGCCGACCGAGCCCCGCTCTGCCGACCGAGCCCCGCTCTGCCGACCGAGCCCCGCTCTGCCGCGCTCTGCCGACCGAGCCCCGCTCTGCCGACCGAGCCCCGCTCTGCCGACCGAGCCCCGCTCTGCCGACCGAGCCCCGCTCTACCCCGCTCTACCCCGCTCTGCCGACCGAGCCCCGCTCTGCCGACCGAGCGAGCCCCGCTCTGCCGACCGACCGAGCCGACCGACCCCGCTCTGCCGACCGACCCCGCTCTACCCCGCTCTGCCGGCCGAGCCCCGCTCTACCTGCCGGCCGAGCCCCGCTCTACCTGCCGGCCGAGCCCCGCTCTACCTGCCGGCCGAGCCCCGCTCTACCTGCCGGCCGAGCCCCGCTCTACCTGCCGGCCGAGCCCCGCTCTACCTGCCGGCCGAGCCCCGCTCTACCTGCCTGCCGAGCCCCGCTCTACCTGCCTGCCGAGCCCCGCTCTTCCTGCCGGCCGAGCCCCGCTCTTCCTGCCGGCCGAGCCCCGCTCTTCCTGCCGGCCGAGCCCCGCTCTTCCTGCCGACCGAGCCCCGCTCTTCCTGCCGACCGAGCCCCGCTCTTCCTGCCGACCGAGCCCCGCTCTTCCTGCCGACCGAGCCCCGCTCTTCCTGCCGACCGAGCCCCGCTCTTCCTGCCGACCGAGCCCCGCTCTGCCGACCGAGCCCCGCTCTGCCGACCGAGCCCCGCTCTGCCGACCGAGCCCCGCTCTACCCCGCTCTACCTACCGACCGAGCCCCGCTCTACCTACCGACCGAGCCCCGCTCTACCTACCGACCGAGCCCCGCTCTACCTACCGACCGAGCCCCGCTCTACCTACCGACCGAGCCCCGCTCTACCTACCGACCGAGCCCCGCTCTACCTACCGACCGAGCCCCGCTCTACCCCGCTCTACCTGCCGACCGAGCCCCGCTCTACCTGCCGACCGAGCCCCGCTCTACCTGCCGACCGAGCCCCGCTCTACCTGCCGACCGAGCCCCGCTCCGCCGACCGAGCCCCGCTCCGCCGACCGAGCCGCGCTCTGCCGCGCTCCGCCGACCGAGCCGCGCTCTGCCGCGCTCCGCCGACCGAGCCGCGCTCTGCCGCGCTCCGCCGACCGAGCCGCGCTCCGCCGACCGAGCCGCGCTCCGCCGACCGAGCCGCGCTCCGCCGACCGAGCCCCGCTCTGCCGCGCTCTGCCGACCGAGCCCCGCTCTGCCGCGCTCTGCCGACCGAGCCCCGCTCTGCCGACCGAGCCCCGCTCTGCCGACCGAGCCCCGCTCTGCCGACCGAGCCCCGCTCTGCCGACCGAGCCCCGCTCTGCCGGCCGACCGAGCCCCGCTCTGCCGGCCGACCGAGCCCCGCTCTACCCCGCTCTGCCGGCCGACCGAGCCCCGGCCGAGCCCCGCTCTGCCGGCCGACCGAGCCCCGCTCTGCCGGCCGACCGAGCCCCGCTCTGCCGGCCGACCGAGCCCCGCTCTGCCGGCCGACCGAGCCCCGCTCTGCCGGCCGACCGAGCCCCGCTCTGCCGGCCGACCGAGCCCCGCTCTGCCGGCCGACCGAGCCCCGCTCTGCCGGCCGACCGAGCCCCGCTCTGCCGGCCGACCGAGCCCCGCTCTGCCGGCCGACCGAGCCCCCGCTCTGCCGGCCGACCGAGCCCCGCTCTGCCGGCCGACCGAGCCCCGCTCTTGCCGGCCGACCGAGCCCCGCTCTGCCGACCGACCGAGCCCCGCTCTGCCGACCGACCGAGCCCCGCTCTGCCGGCCGACCGAGCCCCGCTCTGCCGGCCGACCGAGCCCCGCTCTGCCGGCCGCCGAGCCCCGCTCTGCCTGCCGGCCGAGCCCCGCTCTGCCGCCGGCCGAGCCCGCTCTGCCTGCCGGCCGAGCCCCGCTCTGCCTGCCGGCCGAGCCCCGCTCTGCTGCCGGCCGAGCCCCGCTCTGCCTGCCGGCCGAGCCCCGCTCTGCCTGCCGGCCGAGCCCCGCTCTGCCTGCCGGCCGAGCCCCGCTCTGCCTGCCGGCCGAGCCCCGCTCTGCCTGCCGGCCGAGCCCCGCTCTGCCTGCCGGCCGAGCCCCGCTCTACCTGCCGGCCGAGCCCCGCTCTACCTGCCGGCCGAGCCCCGCTCTACCTGCCGGCCGAGCCCGCTCTACCTGCCGGCCGAGCCCCGCTCTACCTGCCGGCCGAGCCCCGCTCTTCCTGCCGGCCGAGCCCCGCTCTTCCTGCCGGCCGACTGCCTGCCGCCCGCTCTTCCTGCCGGCCGAGGCCCCGCTCTTCCTGCGCCGAGCCCCGCTCTTTCCTGCCGGCCGAGCCCCGCTCTTCCTGCCGACCGAGCCCCGCTCTTCCTGCCGACCGAGCCCCGCTCTTCCTGCCGACCGAGCCCCGCTCTTCCTGCCGACCGAGCCCCGCTCTTTCTCTGCCGACCGGCCCCCGCTCTTCCTGCCGACCGAGCCCCGCTCTTCCTGCCGACCGAGCCCGCTCTACCCCGCTCTACCTACCGACCGAGCCCCGCTCTACTACCGCCGAGCCCCGCCTACCTACCACCGAGCCCCGCTCTACCTACCACCGAGCCCCGCTCTACCTACCGACCAGCCCGGCTCTACCTACCGACCGAGCCCCGCTCTACTACCGACCGAGCCCCGCTCTACCTACCGACCGAGCCCCGCTCTACCTAACCGACCGAGCCCCGCTCTAAACCCCGCTCTAACCTGCCGACGAGCCCCGCTCTACCTGCCGACGCGCCCCGCTCTACCTGCCGACCGAGCCCCGCTCTACCTGCCGACCGAGCCCCGCTCTACCTGCCACCGAGCCCCGCTCTACCTGCCGACCGAGCCCCGCTCCGCCGACCGAGCCCCGCTCCGCGACCGAGCCCCGCTCCGCCGACCGAGCCCGCTCCGCCGCGCTCCGCCGACCGAGCCGCGCTCTCAT